A genomic region of Polyangiaceae bacterium contains the following coding sequences:
- a CDS encoding tetratricopeptide repeat protein, with protein MCSLMLFVGVAITAEPTFAADKDQALTSATQQIRTAVNDMNGIDETIKRSRIGQRTASQMVGDAVLLMASRDWDRAAVVLNKVVEKYPDHPTAFPEAMSLLGEAYFSSQQHLAARRVYRKILDRSQEPRFGQYQVPAIERLVDIAMRTRDDRGLDEVFVAMNRLPPAAVTSGIMYARGKAFMLKKDWASARQALMMVDPQSKYLHQAGYLLGLVAMKEATPKPAPIAAGASPARVPRQRYVPAIDQFYRVTKLPIDSAEHAHVIDLAWLAIGRLFHETEDLLQAVDAYNHIDRSSPEFGTALYELGWVYVRLGDMERAQRALEILAVADPKSKDIADGLLLRADLMLRAGQFEKALRVYEGVRAEYDPVTTNIDNFLRSTSDPSVYFDKLSRGETGAFDSSASALPTSVVQWAREEDDGDSAAAVVEALGECRKLIKQSNEMIRKLSVVMSSSNRVRAFPDLKAGEERALGLVNRIAVARLSIGQGLDVVEESALSGEIGQVRARRRSLEKRLRMLPVNDADFLDREAQAMKQWNMPSQAVQRMSLELDVMETQIKALRRVLRDSSKGTVRDPAVVQRFELELQQHEKDIEYYRNQIQVVDRVVGAGRMQVGFGDQRFVEDAQVRIAYRDAIIREVQLAMGGAGGAALADYARRAAPILREAEDGDTRVLSALTALEQEVARRTDEVRVIMERETVAMVGYEVELEKLDRESRAVVGEVARRNFGIVRDRLRNIVLRADVGITEQAWEVREEQLTRVRSLRVERSREEKLLKEELDEVLEDSATPEEKPK; from the coding sequence ATGTGCAGCCTGATGCTCTTCGTCGGCGTGGCGATCACTGCCGAACCGACGTTTGCCGCCGACAAGGATCAAGCTCTCACGAGCGCTACGCAGCAGATCCGAACGGCCGTGAACGACATGAACGGCATCGACGAAACCATCAAGCGATCACGCATCGGGCAGCGCACCGCGTCGCAGATGGTCGGTGACGCCGTGCTGCTCATGGCATCGCGCGATTGGGATCGCGCGGCCGTGGTGCTGAACAAGGTCGTCGAGAAATATCCAGATCATCCAACGGCTTTCCCCGAAGCGATGTCGCTGCTCGGCGAAGCGTACTTCTCGTCGCAACAGCACCTCGCAGCGCGGCGCGTATACCGCAAAATTCTCGATCGCTCGCAAGAACCGCGCTTTGGCCAGTACCAAGTTCCCGCGATCGAAAGGCTCGTCGACATCGCCATGCGCACGCGTGACGACCGAGGGCTCGATGAAGTGTTTGTCGCGATGAACCGCTTGCCGCCTGCTGCCGTCACGAGCGGCATCATGTACGCGCGTGGCAAGGCGTTCATGCTCAAGAAGGATTGGGCTTCTGCGAGACAAGCGCTGATGATGGTCGATCCGCAGAGCAAGTACCTGCATCAGGCCGGCTATCTGTTGGGTCTCGTGGCGATGAAGGAAGCGACGCCGAAGCCCGCGCCTATAGCTGCCGGCGCATCACCCGCGCGAGTGCCCAGGCAAAGGTACGTCCCGGCCATCGATCAGTTTTACCGCGTCACGAAGTTGCCGATCGATTCAGCCGAGCATGCGCACGTGATCGATTTGGCCTGGCTCGCGATTGGCCGGCTATTTCACGAAACCGAAGATCTTTTGCAGGCCGTCGACGCGTACAATCACATCGACCGTTCGTCGCCGGAGTTTGGCACGGCGCTTTACGAGCTTGGTTGGGTGTACGTTCGTCTGGGCGACATGGAACGAGCTCAGCGGGCGCTCGAAATCCTCGCAGTGGCCGATCCGAAGAGCAAAGACATTGCCGACGGATTGCTCTTGCGCGCGGATCTCATGCTACGTGCAGGGCAATTCGAAAAAGCGCTTCGCGTGTACGAAGGCGTGCGCGCCGAATATGATCCCGTCACCACCAATATCGATAACTTCCTCCGATCGACGAGTGATCCGTCGGTCTATTTCGACAAATTGAGTCGTGGGGAAACGGGGGCTTTCGACAGTTCTGCTTCGGCGCTTCCCACATCGGTTGTGCAATGGGCGCGTGAAGAAGATGATGGGGATTCTGCGGCGGCCGTTGTCGAAGCGTTGGGCGAATGTCGTAAGCTCATCAAACAATCGAATGAAATGATCCGCAAGCTCAGCGTGGTCATGTCGTCTTCCAATCGCGTACGGGCATTTCCGGATTTGAAGGCAGGCGAAGAACGCGCGCTGGGACTCGTGAATCGGATTGCAGTGGCGCGTTTGTCGATTGGTCAGGGGCTCGATGTGGTCGAAGAGTCGGCGCTATCGGGTGAAATCGGGCAGGTGCGCGCCAGGCGGCGATCGCTCGAGAAACGATTGCGAATGCTCCCCGTCAACGACGCCGATTTTTTGGATCGCGAAGCGCAGGCGATGAAGCAATGGAACATGCCGTCGCAAGCCGTTCAGCGAATGTCGCTCGAGCTCGACGTCATGGAGACGCAAATCAAGGCGCTTCGGCGAGTGCTCCGCGATTCGTCGAAAGGAACCGTGCGAGATCCCGCGGTCGTGCAGCGTTTCGAGCTCGAATTGCAGCAACACGAAAAAGACATCGAATATTATCGCAATCAAATCCAGGTCGTCGACCGCGTCGTCGGAGCAGGGCGAATGCAGGTGGGCTTCGGCGACCAACGGTTTGTCGAAGATGCCCAAGTGCGGATTGCTTATCGCGATGCGATCATTCGCGAAGTGCAGCTCGCCATGGGCGGGGCAGGAGGCGCGGCGCTTGCCGATTATGCCCGGCGAGCGGCGCCGATTTTGCGCGAGGCCGAGGATGGCGATACGCGGGTTCTTTCGGCGCTCACGGCACTCGAGCAGGAGGTTGCTCGGCGCACGGACGAAGTTCGCGTGATTATGGAGCGCGAAACGGTGGCGATGGTGGGCTACGAAGTCGAGCTCGAAAAACTCGATAGGGAATCGCGGGCGGTCGTGGGAGAAGTCGCGCGTAGAAATTTTGGAATCGTGCGTGATCGATTGCGAAATATCGTTTTGCGTGCCGACGTTGGAATCACGGAGCAAGCTTGGGAGGTGCGCGAAGAGCAATTGACGCGTGTTCGGAGCTTGCGCGTGGAGCGTTCGCGGGAAGAAAAATTGCTCAAAGAAGAGCTCGACGAAGTGCTCGAGGACAGTGCCACGCCGGAGGAAAAACCGAAGTGA
- a CDS encoding RNA polymerase sigma factor, with protein MPTISREEVSDEVLMMRFQGGDQSAFAGLVRRHKTSVYNFILRTVRSREVAEDLVQDVFVKVVQNAADFKHEARFSTWAYTIARNVCIDHLRKAALRRHPSLDQAANTNSGEDGPTLGERIADAHFASAVDRVAIGAELGQRITRAVEELPPEQREVFLLREVANVPFKEIAEIVGVPENTTKSRMRYALERLQQALAEYEDYARALR; from the coding sequence ATGCCGACCATTTCGCGCGAGGAGGTGAGTGACGAAGTCTTGATGATGCGGTTTCAGGGTGGAGATCAATCCGCCTTCGCTGGACTCGTGCGCCGGCACAAGACCTCCGTTTACAACTTCATCTTGCGCACGGTGCGTTCGCGTGAAGTGGCCGAGGATCTCGTGCAGGACGTGTTCGTCAAGGTCGTACAAAATGCGGCCGACTTCAAACACGAGGCTCGTTTCTCCACGTGGGCTTACACCATCGCTCGAAACGTCTGCATCGACCATCTGCGAAAAGCTGCTCTGCGTAGGCACCCGTCGCTCGATCAAGCGGCGAACACGAACAGCGGCGAAGACGGCCCGACCCTTGGCGAGCGCATTGCCGATGCGCATTTTGCATCCGCGGTCGATCGCGTCGCGATCGGCGCCGAGCTCGGGCAACGAATCACACGCGCCGTCGAGGAATTGCCGCCCGAGCAACGTGAAGTTTTCTTGCTGCGGGAAGTGGCGAACGTGCCGTTCAAGGAGATCGCCGAGATTGTCGGAGTCCCGGAAAATACGACCAAGAGCAGAATGCGGTACGCCCTCGAGCGCTTGCAACAAGCGCTCGCCGAATACGAGGATTATGCTCGAGCCCTGCGGTAA
- a CDS encoding zf-HC2 domain-containing protein, producing MDCEKFDQVVMDALYGELDELTAAALRRHVDSCVRCSEAWNGLRSTREGASLPLDEPSPDLESRIMAAALAAQRKTPWHRQVLRVLAWAGSHAMRPQLAMAALFFLVIGSSLLLLRAKPGTVGTSPVSVTERGVPTPDEPEAPTPQAIAAAPAPPAAAAEAAEVDSDKRGKDGQEKQAQSSDGEAAKALSQARSTRDQSGCGAAVPLYEDIGTRFSGTSAAADAAWEAAQCQKSLGNNEKARELLSSLKSSEGYRQRAEDALRETETGTSTGAAAAAPGGGVAGGAVASRAAAAPAPAAKPADPPVGATAKSKASAPGGGPTRSVPASPKRNADLNSAYGY from the coding sequence ATGGATTGCGAGAAGTTCGACCAGGTCGTGATGGACGCGCTGTATGGGGAGCTCGATGAGCTCACCGCGGCCGCGCTCCGCCGACATGTAGACTCCTGCGTTCGATGCTCCGAGGCCTGGAACGGACTACGCAGCACGCGCGAAGGTGCGAGTTTACCCCTCGATGAACCGAGCCCGGACTTGGAATCTCGGATCATGGCCGCGGCGCTCGCTGCGCAACGTAAAACCCCATGGCACCGCCAAGTCCTCCGCGTGCTCGCGTGGGCGGGTAGCCACGCGATGCGTCCGCAGCTCGCCATGGCCGCGCTGTTTTTCCTGGTCATCGGTTCGAGTCTTTTGCTTTTGCGCGCCAAACCCGGGACCGTCGGCACATCGCCCGTCAGCGTGACCGAACGCGGCGTACCCACGCCGGACGAACCCGAAGCACCGACGCCGCAAGCGATCGCCGCGGCTCCGGCACCTCCTGCGGCAGCAGCAGAAGCGGCCGAGGTCGATTCCGACAAACGCGGCAAAGATGGTCAGGAAAAACAGGCTCAGTCGAGCGATGGCGAAGCTGCAAAGGCGCTGTCGCAAGCGCGTTCCACGCGTGATCAATCGGGCTGCGGAGCAGCCGTGCCTTTGTACGAAGACATCGGCACGCGTTTTTCCGGAACGTCCGCCGCGGCCGATGCAGCGTGGGAAGCCGCGCAATGCCAAAAGAGCCTTGGTAACAACGAGAAAGCGCGCGAGCTCTTGTCGTCGCTCAAGTCGTCCGAAGGTTACAGACAGCGCGCTGAAGACGCCTTACGAGAGACGGAGACGGGCACGAGCACTGGTGCTGCTGCAGCAGCTCCGGGAGGCGGCGTTGCGGGAGGTGCCGTCGCGAGCCGTGCCGCCGCAGCCCCCGCTCCCGCAGCAAAACCTGCCGATCCACCCGTTGGTGCGACCGCGAAAAGCAAAGCATCGGCCCCCGGCGGAGGCCCCACGCGCAGCGTTCCGGCTTCTCCGAAACGCAACGCCGACCTCAATTCCGCATACGGCTACTGA
- a CDS encoding PilZ domain-containing protein, protein MGNRDGDDRKRDAAKNAFDLDSSDLNSRLERRSSTRFDVTWSVDCETEETFLYAAITNISELGIFVRTTEPLGTGTQLTLRFVPPDASEPFVLIGTVQWVNMVRPMHDNPNPGMGIKFVNLTLDDRERLVATIRTIAYLRESVACPSGVN, encoded by the coding sequence ATGGGAAATCGAGACGGCGATGATCGGAAGCGTGACGCAGCAAAAAATGCGTTCGATCTCGACTCGTCCGATCTGAACAGTCGACTCGAACGACGGTCGTCCACGAGGTTCGATGTGACCTGGTCGGTGGATTGCGAAACCGAAGAAACGTTTCTTTACGCGGCTATCACGAACATTTCCGAACTTGGGATCTTCGTGCGTACGACGGAACCACTCGGCACGGGCACGCAACTCACGTTGCGGTTTGTCCCACCCGATGCATCGGAACCGTTTGTCCTCATAGGAACCGTGCAGTGGGTGAACATGGTGCGTCCGATGCACGACAACCCGAATCCGGGCATGGGGATCAAGTTCGTCAACTTGACGCTCGACGATCGCGAGAGGTTGGTCGCGACAATCCGCACCATCGCGTACTTGCGCGAAAGCGTCGCGTGCCCTTCGGGGGTGAACTAA
- a CDS encoding glycosyltransferase family 39 protein gives MFFGTLAKSGIWDPYELDAAEYSRRIAIHVFGAKNLELPDAMNAMPTLGDLRMGELPFTSMALGFKLFGLRDWTGRLPLAIWAFLGVVVLHELLSRLSGRKTALYGAVALATMPLYFMQARTMLGDIVTMSALTMAFSGLVGMLLDRAHPRVGDTPAAETRTLLVKLVWFVVAAVGLVSGYMSRGLLIGVAIPTVTAGLTWLALCQGSPRSRLENALGALSLVGGLVATYFAVKLYLGASATAPIPRSLGVMPIAKAGVEVTFDRTIRHLGHAIFPWSAFVPFAVGRLFRAPEGLDDERMRRETGLRVALLVGVAVAFAAYAFAAPLTAFVPFSAVALLAAIAAVAVADFDRGAPPSRSIALATVLLAVVLYRDMTLEPSRVFSVFEVDKPSFPKSFEETAKTLMRLSMVGFAGLVGIAWFESKEERAPSSLRRWYDDLVKNSREAVDTLATIWNGNLLFAMTVLEAALVGLGAMLFVGTRLGWGSTQRLSKNFIEVGLNLWWAVPLLAVLGVFALIVVRDVFRWFIERTRLPRGAGVLLGAVVVGAVLSFGYFPALAAQVSPKEVLDAYGRLQRTGEPLGLLGVRARSIAYYQRGGEVLSFADAKQAFEWMMASDARRWLIVKADDLPKLNSMHRAAKGKNLPVLDARSSQILLVSNDLGGMPNENPLRGTVLDDAPTPANKTDVMFEDQLEMLGWEVRDSAGAVVDSVVPQRKYHMRFYYRVAKLVPGNWKAFLHIDGFQRRYNGDHTAFEGKYASNLWQPNDVLVDDYVFELEPNFTPGDYTVFTGFFSGDTRFRVARGNHHDNRVVAGALRVR, from the coding sequence ATGTTTTTCGGGACGCTGGCCAAGAGCGGCATCTGGGACCCGTACGAGCTCGATGCAGCCGAGTACTCGCGTCGTATTGCCATCCACGTGTTCGGCGCGAAAAACCTCGAGCTGCCCGATGCAATGAACGCAATGCCGACGCTCGGCGATCTGCGCATGGGCGAGCTTCCGTTCACGTCGATGGCGCTTGGTTTCAAGCTCTTCGGCTTGCGCGACTGGACGGGTAGGCTGCCGCTCGCGATCTGGGCCTTCCTGGGCGTCGTCGTTCTGCACGAGCTCCTTTCGCGTTTGTCGGGACGCAAGACAGCGCTTTACGGAGCGGTGGCTCTCGCGACGATGCCGCTCTACTTCATGCAAGCTCGCACGATGCTCGGCGACATCGTGACGATGTCAGCGCTCACGATGGCCTTTTCGGGCCTCGTGGGCATGCTGCTCGATCGCGCTCACCCGCGCGTGGGCGACACTCCGGCCGCAGAGACGCGAACGCTCTTGGTCAAACTCGTATGGTTTGTCGTGGCGGCAGTTGGTCTCGTCAGCGGATACATGTCGCGGGGACTTTTGATCGGCGTTGCCATTCCGACCGTCACGGCTGGTTTGACGTGGCTCGCGCTTTGCCAAGGATCTCCGCGATCGCGCCTGGAAAATGCGCTTGGAGCGCTCTCGCTCGTGGGGGGCCTCGTTGCGACATATTTTGCAGTCAAACTTTATTTGGGAGCCTCTGCAACGGCACCGATACCGCGATCGCTCGGCGTGATGCCGATTGCGAAAGCTGGCGTGGAAGTCACGTTCGACCGAACGATTCGACACTTGGGGCACGCGATTTTCCCCTGGAGTGCGTTTGTCCCGTTCGCCGTGGGCCGGCTTTTTCGTGCGCCGGAGGGCCTTGATGACGAACGAATGCGGCGTGAAACGGGCCTGCGCGTCGCGCTGCTCGTGGGCGTGGCGGTTGCCTTCGCCGCGTACGCGTTTGCCGCGCCGCTCACGGCGTTCGTTCCGTTCAGTGCCGTCGCGCTTCTTGCCGCGATTGCTGCGGTCGCCGTTGCGGATTTCGATCGCGGCGCGCCGCCCTCTCGCAGCATCGCCTTGGCGACGGTCCTGCTCGCCGTCGTGCTCTACCGCGACATGACCCTCGAGCCGAGCCGCGTGTTTAGCGTGTTCGAGGTGGACAAACCTTCGTTTCCGAAGAGCTTCGAGGAGACTGCGAAGACGCTCATGCGCCTTTCGATGGTGGGGTTTGCCGGACTCGTTGGGATCGCGTGGTTCGAGTCGAAAGAGGAGCGCGCTCCATCGTCGTTACGGCGCTGGTACGACGATCTCGTCAAAAATTCGCGCGAGGCCGTCGACACGCTGGCCACGATTTGGAACGGCAACCTCCTGTTCGCCATGACCGTCTTGGAAGCGGCGCTCGTGGGACTTGGCGCGATGCTTTTCGTAGGCACGCGCCTTGGTTGGGGCTCCACACAGAGGCTGTCCAAGAACTTCATCGAAGTTGGGCTCAACTTGTGGTGGGCCGTTCCGCTGCTCGCGGTGCTGGGGGTTTTCGCGCTGATTGTCGTGCGCGATGTGTTTCGGTGGTTCATCGAGCGGACGCGTTTGCCACGAGGCGCGGGCGTGTTGCTCGGTGCGGTCGTCGTCGGAGCGGTGCTTTCGTTTGGCTACTTCCCGGCACTTGCGGCGCAGGTTTCACCGAAGGAAGTGCTCGATGCTTACGGTCGCTTGCAGCGGACGGGTGAACCGCTCGGACTGCTCGGCGTACGTGCTCGCTCCATCGCGTACTACCAGCGCGGAGGCGAAGTGCTTTCGTTCGCGGACGCGAAGCAGGCCTTCGAATGGATGATGGCGAGCGATGCTCGGCGCTGGCTCATCGTGAAGGCGGACGATCTTCCGAAGCTCAACTCGATGCACCGCGCCGCGAAGGGAAAGAACCTTCCGGTGCTCGATGCGCGGTCGAGTCAAATTCTTCTCGTATCGAACGATCTCGGCGGCATGCCGAACGAAAATCCTCTGCGCGGGACGGTCCTCGATGATGCGCCGACGCCTGCGAACAAGACCGACGTGATGTTCGAGGATCAGCTCGAGATGTTGGGGTGGGAAGTGCGTGACTCGGCGGGTGCGGTCGTGGATTCGGTGGTGCCGCAGCGCAAGTACCACATGCGCTTTTATTACCGCGTTGCGAAACTCGTTCCGGGCAACTGGAAGGCGTTCCTGCACATCGATGGCTTTCAGCGTCGGTACAACGGCGATCACACCGCGTTCGAAGGCAAGTACGCATCGAATCTTTGGCAGCCAAACGATGTGCTCGTGGACGACTACGTCTTCGAGCTCGAGCCGAACTTCACACCAGGCGACTACACGGTCTTCACCGGCTTTTTCTCGGGAGATACGCGGTTTCGCGTAGCGCGTGGGAATCACCACGACAACCGGGTCGTTGCTGGTGCACTGCGTGTGCGCTGA
- the era gene encoding GTPase Era has product MKSRRHESRAARPSTARTNRDEPSEQRGGPTERRSKPNRPGRSDTAQSGRTGPRTATPSGTKGKHSDERAPRRVDRPEKQQGEQARGKARRDDRPVRRDERRPERDERPVRQDERQRVRSSGPRDERKTQRSEGEARGKGQDARKAPPPPRPARDKRRAPLPAGPQRSGTVAIIGRPNVGKSTLLNTALEQPLAIVSPTPQTTRDALLGVVHHGSAEIALLDTPGLHRPRTQLGRVMNESAREAARRADVVVFVTDIAPRPAARSSKDEGDREPPPLLTHPGDLVLFKDLAENRPALLVVNKVDLVRDKQRLLPLLEAYGKAHEFASIVPISALREDGVARVLDEVANLLPEAPWRYEADDVTDKPSRYFAAEYVREQILRATANEVPHATTVSVDRYVEPRAPGLAVQIDATIHVERLGQKKILIGAGGSMLKSIGIAARKRIEELVGEKVVLRLWVRVTPDWRESVARLDELGYGKTDAGASTTMIVATAPDEGDATDSDEEPEDDENVDEDLDDDEGDDEEDVDDEDDDLDEADEEEAT; this is encoded by the coding sequence GTGAAGAGTCGCAGACACGAATCACGGGCGGCACGTCCCAGCACAGCTCGAACCAATCGAGACGAGCCGTCCGAACAGCGCGGAGGCCCTACCGAGCGCCGATCCAAGCCCAATCGCCCAGGCCGCTCGGATACGGCTCAGTCCGGTCGCACAGGCCCTCGCACCGCGACTCCTTCCGGAACGAAAGGCAAGCACTCCGACGAACGAGCGCCGCGGCGCGTCGATCGTCCGGAAAAACAACAAGGCGAGCAAGCTCGAGGCAAAGCTCGACGCGACGACCGCCCGGTGCGTCGTGACGAACGCAGGCCCGAACGAGACGAGCGGCCGGTGCGTCAAGACGAACGCCAGCGCGTGCGCAGTAGCGGTCCGCGAGATGAACGGAAAACGCAGCGCAGCGAAGGTGAAGCGCGAGGAAAGGGCCAAGACGCGCGCAAAGCACCGCCGCCGCCTCGTCCCGCTCGCGACAAACGCCGCGCTCCCCTGCCCGCGGGTCCACAGCGCAGTGGAACGGTCGCCATCATCGGTCGTCCCAACGTCGGCAAGTCGACGCTGCTCAACACCGCGCTCGAACAGCCGCTCGCGATAGTCTCGCCAACCCCGCAAACCACGCGTGATGCACTGCTCGGCGTCGTGCATCACGGGTCGGCCGAAATCGCATTGCTCGACACGCCCGGTCTTCATCGCCCGCGTACGCAGCTCGGACGCGTCATGAACGAATCGGCCCGCGAAGCCGCACGTCGCGCAGATGTCGTCGTGTTCGTCACGGATATCGCGCCGCGCCCGGCGGCTCGGTCGTCCAAAGACGAGGGCGACCGTGAACCTCCGCCGCTGCTCACGCACCCAGGCGATCTGGTGCTTTTCAAGGACCTCGCGGAGAACCGACCGGCGCTGCTCGTCGTGAACAAAGTGGACCTCGTCCGAGACAAACAGCGCCTGCTTCCGCTGCTCGAAGCCTACGGCAAAGCCCACGAATTTGCGTCGATCGTGCCCATTTCAGCGCTGCGCGAAGACGGCGTGGCGCGCGTGCTCGACGAAGTCGCAAACCTTCTTCCCGAAGCCCCGTGGCGATACGAAGCGGACGACGTGACGGACAAACCTTCGCGGTATTTCGCTGCCGAATACGTCCGAGAACAGATTCTGCGAGCAACGGCCAACGAAGTTCCGCATGCGACGACGGTGTCGGTCGATCGGTACGTGGAGCCGCGCGCGCCGGGATTGGCCGTGCAAATCGATGCGACGATTCACGTCGAAAGGCTGGGACAAAAGAAGATCCTCATCGGTGCCGGCGGCTCCATGTTGAAAAGCATCGGCATTGCGGCCCGCAAACGCATCGAAGAGCTCGTCGGAGAAAAGGTCGTGCTCCGCTTGTGGGTGCGCGTTACGCCCGATTGGCGCGAATCCGTCGCTCGTCTCGACGAGCTTGGTTACGGCAAAACCGACGCTGGAGCGAGCACGACCATGATTGTCGCGACAGCGCCCGACGAAGGCGATGCTACGGACAGTGACGAAGAGCCCGAAGACGACGAGAACGTCGATGAAGACCTCGACGATGACGAGGGCGATGACGAGGAGGACGTCGATGACGAAGACGACGACCTCGACGAAGCGGATGAAGAAGAGGCGACCTAA
- the der gene encoding ribosome biogenesis GTPase Der: protein MSEEEVDRNEFEASEPSKMAAPLPIVAIVGRPNVGKSTLFNRFVGRRTAIVHDEPGVTRDRHYGTVTSRTRRYMLVDTGGFDPESDDPMRQSIKKQIDIAIGEADVVVCVLDAAAPPTAADRAELALLRRSGKPVIYCANKADSTRTEIESNDLYRLGAPDIIPISALHGRRIDELEDAIFKALPPLPPESSEVETSDHPIRVALIGKPNAGKSSLVNRLLGEERVIVDARPGTTRDAIDTRVERNGRSFMFIDTAGIRRKAKVTKEDSVVEATSVLHAIQAMERAEVVVLLCDAAEGVAEQDAKILGLAVDRGRGVVIALNKSDLLDKGGAKKAEELARDKITFAPWAPVVHISAKTGRGLGKLTETVTKVADAYRGRVSTGALNRFFEQVLANRPPPTQGGRAPRLYYITQAETSPPLFVVMASDPEKLHFSYQRYVQNQLRKTFGFEGVPVRVKYKPRRRREK from the coding sequence ATGTCCGAAGAAGAAGTCGATCGTAACGAATTCGAGGCGTCCGAGCCTTCCAAAATGGCCGCGCCTTTGCCCATCGTGGCGATCGTAGGCCGGCCCAACGTCGGCAAAAGCACGCTCTTCAACCGGTTCGTCGGCAGGCGAACCGCCATCGTCCATGACGAACCCGGCGTGACGCGCGATCGCCACTACGGCACCGTTACTTCGCGAACGCGACGTTACATGCTCGTCGACACCGGGGGCTTCGACCCCGAAAGCGACGATCCGATGCGGCAAAGCATCAAGAAGCAAATCGACATCGCCATCGGCGAAGCGGACGTCGTGGTCTGCGTGCTCGACGCGGCCGCGCCTCCAACGGCGGCTGATCGCGCCGAGCTCGCGCTCTTGCGGCGCTCGGGAAAACCCGTGATTTATTGCGCCAACAAGGCCGATTCGACACGCACCGAAATCGAAAGCAACGACCTGTATCGCCTTGGAGCACCCGACATCATCCCGATATCGGCGCTGCACGGACGCCGCATCGACGAGCTCGAAGACGCCATTTTCAAAGCGCTTCCGCCGCTGCCGCCGGAATCATCCGAAGTCGAAACATCCGATCACCCGATTCGCGTGGCGCTCATTGGGAAACCCAATGCCGGCAAGTCGTCGCTCGTGAATCGGTTGCTCGGAGAAGAACGCGTCATCGTCGATGCGCGCCCAGGCACGACACGCGATGCCATCGATACGCGGGTCGAGCGTAATGGTCGATCGTTCATGTTCATCGATACGGCTGGGATTCGTCGCAAGGCCAAGGTGACGAAGGAAGACAGCGTCGTCGAAGCGACGAGCGTCTTGCATGCGATCCAGGCGATGGAACGCGCCGAAGTCGTGGTGCTTCTATGCGATGCAGCCGAAGGCGTTGCGGAACAAGACGCGAAAATCCTCGGTTTGGCGGTGGATCGCGGACGAGGTGTCGTCATCGCGCTCAACAAGAGCGACCTGCTCGACAAGGGCGGGGCGAAGAAAGCCGAAGAGCTCGCTCGGGACAAGATCACGTTCGCGCCTTGGGCTCCCGTCGTGCACATCAGCGCGAAGACCGGACGTGGTCTTGGAAAGCTCACGGAAACGGTGACCAAAGTTGCCGATGCTTATCGCGGACGCGTGTCCACCGGCGCGCTCAATCGGTTTTTCGAGCAAGTCCTTGCGAATCGTCCACCGCCCACACAAGGCGGTCGCGCACCGCGGCTGTACTACATCACGCAGGCTGAAACTTCGCCGCCGCTCTTCGTGGTCATGGCGAGTGACCCGGAAAAACTCCACTTCAGCTATCAGCGGTACGTGCAGAACCAGCTCAGAAAAACGTTTGGTTTCGAAGGAGTTCCCGTGCGGGTCAAGTACAAGCCGCGCAGGCGTCGCGAGAAGTAA